A window of the Candidatus Hydrogenedentota bacterium genome harbors these coding sequences:
- a CDS encoding extracellular solute-binding protein, with protein MTRFFPIRAVKGVALAVCLGLFAWALLPPAEEKTEAGDSTAGDRAAAPESVRFFLNISPGPPYMPDVVPFGIGQPLKGLATVLREFEARFPDTRVGVVNAPINREYLVTQLSSGMAPDILGVNVEDVWVDVQKNWYVPLDGWLEAPNEFIRERGDPAAPGYEQWWDMFKHQAVSRGKAAPDGKMYCVSYDMIETAIYYNKDLFRMAGVSVPETWDEFMRVCEKIKSTEFRFPGESAPRRVTPIIVNVEMLTDWGNDLIFDQLYYSLLPGIDLLQDPVREPYLQGYLDDVEIYFLHRQGFFTERDPRYREGWRLMYEFRQHCNRNIGLTLDFLREFITQRGAMIWSPCTLTYRLKNDQNLGFDWDLFYLPQFTEKTTPHASNTPMCVIGGSAVQLEVTNSAVSDTPADMPFAERMRSSERLKRVMQLLQFLCVPENYERIVNEYECMLPNIVGVPTLPALEPFEEILARRYTTTKWAFTFDLKFYEILRRMVELYLNDGIDLDGFMSWQGENLQAAVDNLELRKEIPMEDLRRAWDERAPARAAMKDLPHAAP; from the coding sequence GTGACACGGTTCTTTCCCATACGCGCGGTGAAAGGTGTGGCACTGGCGGTGTGTCTGGGCCTTTTCGCATGGGCATTGCTGCCGCCCGCAGAGGAGAAGACCGAAGCCGGGGACAGCACCGCCGGGGACCGCGCCGCCGCGCCGGAGTCGGTCCGGTTTTTCCTGAACATCAGCCCCGGCCCGCCCTACATGCCCGACGTGGTGCCCTTCGGCATCGGCCAGCCGCTAAAGGGGCTGGCGACGGTGCTGCGCGAGTTCGAGGCGCGCTTTCCGGACACGCGGGTCGGGGTCGTAAACGCGCCCATCAACCGCGAATACCTGGTCACCCAGTTGAGCAGCGGCATGGCGCCGGATATTCTGGGCGTGAATGTCGAGGATGTGTGGGTGGACGTGCAGAAGAACTGGTACGTGCCGCTCGATGGCTGGCTGGAGGCGCCGAACGAGTTCATCCGCGAGCGGGGCGACCCCGCCGCGCCGGGCTACGAACAGTGGTGGGACATGTTCAAGCACCAGGCGGTGAGCCGGGGCAAGGCCGCGCCCGACGGGAAAATGTACTGCGTCAGCTATGACATGATCGAGACGGCGATCTACTACAACAAGGACCTCTTCCGGATGGCGGGGGTGTCCGTGCCGGAGACCTGGGACGAGTTCATGCGGGTCTGCGAGAAGATTAAAAGCACGGAGTTCCGCTTTCCGGGGGAGTCCGCGCCGCGCCGGGTGACGCCGATTATTGTGAATGTGGAAATGCTGACGGACTGGGGGAACGACCTGATTTTCGACCAGCTTTATTACAGTCTGCTGCCGGGCATTGACCTGCTCCAGGACCCGGTTCGGGAACCCTATCTGCAGGGCTACCTGGACGACGTGGAAATCTATTTCCTGCACCGGCAGGGCTTCTTCACGGAGCGGGACCCGCGCTACCGCGAGGGCTGGCGGCTCATGTATGAATTCCGGCAGCACTGCAACCGGAACATCGGCCTGACCCTGGACTTTCTGCGCGAGTTTATCACCCAGCGGGGCGCGATGATCTGGTCCCCCTGCACCCTGACCTACCGGCTGAAGAACGACCAGAACCTGGGCTTCGATTGGGACCTTTTCTACCTGCCCCAGTTTACGGAGAAAACCACGCCCCACGCGTCGAACACGCCGATGTGCGTCATTGGCGGGTCGGCGGTGCAGTTGGAGGTGACCAACAGCGCCGTGAGCGACACGCCCGCGGACATGCCCTTCGCGGAGCGGATGCGGAGCTCGGAGCGGCTGAAGCGGGTGATGCAGCTCCTCCAGTTCCTGTGCGTGCCGGAGAACTACGAGCGGATCGTGAACGAGTATGAGTGCATGCTGCCGAACATCGTGGGCGTGCCGACGCTGCCCGCCCTCGAGCCGTTCGAGGAGATTCTGGCCCGGCGCTACACCACCACGAAGTGGGCCTTCACCTTCGACCTGAAGTTTTACGAGATTCTCCGCCGGATGGTCGAGCTGTACCTGAACGACGGCATAGACCTGGACGGGTTCATGTCGTGGCAGGGGGAGAACCTGCAGGCGGCGGTGGACAACCTGGAACTGCGCAAGGAGATACCGATGGAGGATCTGCGCCGCGCCTGGGACGAGCGGGCACCCGCCCGCGCCGCCATGAAGGATTTGCCCCATGCCGCGCCATGA